The Cucumis melo cultivar AY chromosome 6, USDA_Cmelo_AY_1.0, whole genome shotgun sequence genome includes a region encoding these proteins:
- the LOC103483269 gene encoding U-box domain-containing protein 33-like isoform X1 has product MAVVSAVQATTPRVGPINYAEASPIMISSSREIVEEPVGAVSEDIIYVAVGKDVKECLSVLRYALKSSRGKKICLLHVHVPAQMIPLMGTKFPANSLEKEEVKAYHEFEKQNLPRVMNEYILYCLQEGVHADKLCGEAKYIEKGIVDMISLHRIDKLVMGAAVDKCYSRKMVDLKSKKAIYVRSQAPAFCHIEFICKGNLICTREGISDEAQVETIISSPQISPDAESSEVTHRRSQSLPLGQDNSREVGSPSSSLRPRGRSLLLDHFRGNILDPSSPDIRSGVHAARNLEVNEAKDEWGLLTRRSPSERSENSTRSPRGVIDMAPSPFFRVELCANGLEQDGNTSDNLYNQCERVMMEAANARREAFLEAIARRKSEKETVNALHRVRVAEGLYAEELKQRKEVEQELAKEKAKLESIKTQLNEEMEELRIAQDQKASLERDLLEADLTAKELEQKILSAVELLQSYKREREELQIQRDNALREAEELRENQSTGRDLTQFFTEFPFREIEEATKNFDPSLKIGEGGYGSIFRGNLRHTMVAIKILHSDSSQGPSEFQQEVNVLSKMRHPNLVTLIGACPEAWVLIYEYLCNGSLEDRLSCKDNTPPLSWQIRIRIATELCSALMFLHSSKPHSIIHGDLKPANVLLDANFVCKLGDFGICRLLSRDEMLNSETLVWRTDNPKGTFAYMDPEFLSSGELTTKSDVYSFGIILLRLLTGRSAMGISKEVQYAMANGNLESILDPLAGDWPFVQAEQLARLALRCCDMKRKSRPDLITDVWRVLGPMRASCGGRLSIQLGSAEHSQPPSYFICPIFQEVMQDPHVAADGYTYEAEAMRGWLDSGHDTSPMTNLKLEHRNLVPNRALRSAIQEWLHHN; this is encoded by the exons ATGGCGGTTGTGAGTGCTGTGCAAGCAACTACTCCTCGAGTTGGTCCAATTAATTATGCCGAAGCTTCACCAATTATGATCAGCTCAAGCAGAGAAATTGTAGAAGAGCCCGTGGGAGCTGTTAGTGAAGATATAATTTATGTTGCTGTTGGGAAAGATGTGAAAGAGTGCTTATCAGTTTTGAGATATGCACTAAAATCCTCACGTGGGAAGAAGATTTGCCTCCTTCATGTTCACGTACCTGCACAGATGATTCCATTAA TGGGAACCAAGTTTCCAGCAAACTCATTGGAGAAAGAGGAGGTGAAAGCATATCACGAGTTTGAGAAGCAAAATTTGCCGAGGGTTATGAATGAGTATATTCTTTACTGTCTTCAAGAAGGG GTTCATGCTGATAAACTATGTGGTGAAGCTAAGTATATTGAAAAGGGAATAGTTGATATGATCTCCCTACACAGGATCGATAAGCTCGTTATGGGAGCAGCTGTAGACAAGTGTTATTCAAG GAAAATGGTGGATTTGAAATCTAAGAAAGCCATCTACGTGCGTTCACAGGCACCGGCTTTCTGTCACATTGAGTTTATTTGCAAGGGTAACCTCATCTGCACCAG GGAGGGTATATCAGATGAAGCTCAAGTGGAAACAATCATCTCATCTCCACAAATAAGTCCAGACGCTGAATCCTCAGAAGTTACCCACCGGAGATCACAGTCACTGCCACTGGGACAGGATAATAGCAGGGAAGTGGGAAGCCCGTCTTCCAGTTTACGTCCTAGGGGGAGATCATTGCTTCTTGACCATTTTCGAGGGAACATACTAGATCCTTCTTCTCCAGATATTAGGAGTGGGGTTCATGCTGCAAGAAACTTGGAGGTTAACGAGGCTAAGGATGAATGGGGTTTATTAACAAGGAGAAGTCCCTCTGAAAGGTCAGAAAATTCCACACGCTCTCCTCGTGGTGTGATTGATATGGCTCCATCCCCATTTTTTAGGGTTGAATTATGTGCAAATGGACTGGAG CAGGATGGGAATACCAGTGACAACCTTTACAATCAATGTGAACGGGTGATGATGGAAGCTGCAAATGCAAGGCGTGAAGCATTTCTAGAGGCAATTGCACGTAGAAAATCCGAGAAAGAAACTGTTAATGCTCTACACAGG GTCAGAGTTGCAGAAGGGCTATATGCCGAAGAACTGAAACAAAGGAAGGAGGTTGAACAAGAGCTAGCGAAGGAAAAGGCAAAACTTGAAAGTATAAAGACACAATTGAATGAAGAGATGGAAGAGCTCCGGATAGCGCAAGATCAGAAGGCAAGTCTGGAGAGAGATCTTTTAGAAGCCGATCTAACTGCAAAGGAGTTGGAGCAAAAAATTCTTTCTGCCGTTGAGTTGTTACAGAGTTACAAAAGAGAGCGAGAAGAGTTGCAAATTCAACGCGACAATGCACTTAGAGAAGCAGAGGAGCTTAGAGAAAATCAATCCACAGGCCGAGACCTTACACAGTTCTTCACTGAGTTCCCTTTTCGGGAGATCGAGGAAGCAACTAAAAACTTTGATCCCTCCCTGAAGATTGGAGAAGGGGGATATGGAAGTATATTCCGAGGTAACTTGCGTCATACCATGGTGGCTATAAAAATCCTACATTCTGATAGCTCTCAAGGCCCCTCTGAATTTCAACAAGAG GTTAATGTATTGAGTAAGATGAGACATCCCAATCTTGTCACGCTCATTGGTGCCTGTCCGGAAGCTTGGGTTCTCATCTACGAATACCTCTGTAATGGAAGCCTCGAAGATAGGCTAAGCTGCAAGGATAATACTCCACCTTTATCTTGGCAAATACGAATACGCATTGCCACCGAGTTATGCTCAGCCCTTATGTTTCTTCACTCGAGTAAGCCCCACAGCATCATTCATGGTGACTTGAAACCTGCAAATGTATTGCTTGATGCAAATTTTGTATGCAAGCTTGGCGACTTTGGAATTTGTCGCTTATTGTCTCGGGATGAAATGCTAAACAGCGAAACCCTTGTTTGGAGAACTGACAACCCCAAGGGGACTTTTGCTTACATGGATCCTGAATTCCTTTCATCTGGAGAGCTAACAACAAAGTCAGATGTTTATTCATTCGGGATAATACTTTTGCGGTTATTGACCGGTAGGTCTGCAATGGGGATATCAAAGGAAGTGCAATATGCAATGGCAAATGGAAATTTAGAATCCATTTTGGATCCTTTAGCAGGAGATTGGCCATTCGTGCAGGCCGAACAGCTCGCTCGATTGGCATTGAGGTGTTGTGATATGAAGCGAAAGAGCCGCCCCGATCTCATTACTGATGTCTGGAGGGTGCTTGGACCAATGAGGGCTTCCTGTGGGGGCCGATTGTCCATCCAGCTTGGTTCTGCAGAACACTCTCAACCTCCCTCTTATTTTATCTGTCCCATTTTTCAG GAAGTCATGCAAGATCCACATGTAGCTGCAGATGGTTATACATACGAAGCGGAGGCTATGAGAGGATGGCTAGACAGTGGACACGATACTTCACCAATGACGAATCTTAAGCTCGAGCACCGCAACCTTGTCCCAAACCGTGCTCTTCGTTCTGCCATCCAGGAGTGGCTCCATCATAACTGA
- the LOC103483269 gene encoding U-box domain-containing protein 33-like isoform X2, whose translation MAVVSAVQATTPRVGPINYAEASPIMISSSREIVEEPVGAVSEDIIYVAVGKDVKECLSVLRYALKSSRGKKICLLHVHVPAQMIPLMGTKFPANSLEKEEVKAYHEFEKQNLPRVMNEYILYCLQEGVHADKLCGEAKYIEKGIVDMISLHRIDKLVMGAAVDKCYSRKMVDLKSKKAIYVRSQAPAFCHIEFICKGNLICTREGISDEAQVETIISSPQISPDAESSEVTHRRSQSLPLGQDNSREVGSPSSSLRPRGRSLLLDHFRGNILDPSSPDIRSGVHAARNLEVNEAKDEWGLLTRRSPSERSENSTRSPRGVIDMAPSPFFRVELCANGLEDGNTSDNLYNQCERVMMEAANARREAFLEAIARRKSEKETVNALHRVRVAEGLYAEELKQRKEVEQELAKEKAKLESIKTQLNEEMEELRIAQDQKASLERDLLEADLTAKELEQKILSAVELLQSYKREREELQIQRDNALREAEELRENQSTGRDLTQFFTEFPFREIEEATKNFDPSLKIGEGGYGSIFRGNLRHTMVAIKILHSDSSQGPSEFQQEVNVLSKMRHPNLVTLIGACPEAWVLIYEYLCNGSLEDRLSCKDNTPPLSWQIRIRIATELCSALMFLHSSKPHSIIHGDLKPANVLLDANFVCKLGDFGICRLLSRDEMLNSETLVWRTDNPKGTFAYMDPEFLSSGELTTKSDVYSFGIILLRLLTGRSAMGISKEVQYAMANGNLESILDPLAGDWPFVQAEQLARLALRCCDMKRKSRPDLITDVWRVLGPMRASCGGRLSIQLGSAEHSQPPSYFICPIFQEVMQDPHVAADGYTYEAEAMRGWLDSGHDTSPMTNLKLEHRNLVPNRALRSAIQEWLHHN comes from the exons ATGGCGGTTGTGAGTGCTGTGCAAGCAACTACTCCTCGAGTTGGTCCAATTAATTATGCCGAAGCTTCACCAATTATGATCAGCTCAAGCAGAGAAATTGTAGAAGAGCCCGTGGGAGCTGTTAGTGAAGATATAATTTATGTTGCTGTTGGGAAAGATGTGAAAGAGTGCTTATCAGTTTTGAGATATGCACTAAAATCCTCACGTGGGAAGAAGATTTGCCTCCTTCATGTTCACGTACCTGCACAGATGATTCCATTAA TGGGAACCAAGTTTCCAGCAAACTCATTGGAGAAAGAGGAGGTGAAAGCATATCACGAGTTTGAGAAGCAAAATTTGCCGAGGGTTATGAATGAGTATATTCTTTACTGTCTTCAAGAAGGG GTTCATGCTGATAAACTATGTGGTGAAGCTAAGTATATTGAAAAGGGAATAGTTGATATGATCTCCCTACACAGGATCGATAAGCTCGTTATGGGAGCAGCTGTAGACAAGTGTTATTCAAG GAAAATGGTGGATTTGAAATCTAAGAAAGCCATCTACGTGCGTTCACAGGCACCGGCTTTCTGTCACATTGAGTTTATTTGCAAGGGTAACCTCATCTGCACCAG GGAGGGTATATCAGATGAAGCTCAAGTGGAAACAATCATCTCATCTCCACAAATAAGTCCAGACGCTGAATCCTCAGAAGTTACCCACCGGAGATCACAGTCACTGCCACTGGGACAGGATAATAGCAGGGAAGTGGGAAGCCCGTCTTCCAGTTTACGTCCTAGGGGGAGATCATTGCTTCTTGACCATTTTCGAGGGAACATACTAGATCCTTCTTCTCCAGATATTAGGAGTGGGGTTCATGCTGCAAGAAACTTGGAGGTTAACGAGGCTAAGGATGAATGGGGTTTATTAACAAGGAGAAGTCCCTCTGAAAGGTCAGAAAATTCCACACGCTCTCCTCGTGGTGTGATTGATATGGCTCCATCCCCATTTTTTAGGGTTGAATTATGTGCAAATGGACTGGAG GATGGGAATACCAGTGACAACCTTTACAATCAATGTGAACGGGTGATGATGGAAGCTGCAAATGCAAGGCGTGAAGCATTTCTAGAGGCAATTGCACGTAGAAAATCCGAGAAAGAAACTGTTAATGCTCTACACAGG GTCAGAGTTGCAGAAGGGCTATATGCCGAAGAACTGAAACAAAGGAAGGAGGTTGAACAAGAGCTAGCGAAGGAAAAGGCAAAACTTGAAAGTATAAAGACACAATTGAATGAAGAGATGGAAGAGCTCCGGATAGCGCAAGATCAGAAGGCAAGTCTGGAGAGAGATCTTTTAGAAGCCGATCTAACTGCAAAGGAGTTGGAGCAAAAAATTCTTTCTGCCGTTGAGTTGTTACAGAGTTACAAAAGAGAGCGAGAAGAGTTGCAAATTCAACGCGACAATGCACTTAGAGAAGCAGAGGAGCTTAGAGAAAATCAATCCACAGGCCGAGACCTTACACAGTTCTTCACTGAGTTCCCTTTTCGGGAGATCGAGGAAGCAACTAAAAACTTTGATCCCTCCCTGAAGATTGGAGAAGGGGGATATGGAAGTATATTCCGAGGTAACTTGCGTCATACCATGGTGGCTATAAAAATCCTACATTCTGATAGCTCTCAAGGCCCCTCTGAATTTCAACAAGAG GTTAATGTATTGAGTAAGATGAGACATCCCAATCTTGTCACGCTCATTGGTGCCTGTCCGGAAGCTTGGGTTCTCATCTACGAATACCTCTGTAATGGAAGCCTCGAAGATAGGCTAAGCTGCAAGGATAATACTCCACCTTTATCTTGGCAAATACGAATACGCATTGCCACCGAGTTATGCTCAGCCCTTATGTTTCTTCACTCGAGTAAGCCCCACAGCATCATTCATGGTGACTTGAAACCTGCAAATGTATTGCTTGATGCAAATTTTGTATGCAAGCTTGGCGACTTTGGAATTTGTCGCTTATTGTCTCGGGATGAAATGCTAAACAGCGAAACCCTTGTTTGGAGAACTGACAACCCCAAGGGGACTTTTGCTTACATGGATCCTGAATTCCTTTCATCTGGAGAGCTAACAACAAAGTCAGATGTTTATTCATTCGGGATAATACTTTTGCGGTTATTGACCGGTAGGTCTGCAATGGGGATATCAAAGGAAGTGCAATATGCAATGGCAAATGGAAATTTAGAATCCATTTTGGATCCTTTAGCAGGAGATTGGCCATTCGTGCAGGCCGAACAGCTCGCTCGATTGGCATTGAGGTGTTGTGATATGAAGCGAAAGAGCCGCCCCGATCTCATTACTGATGTCTGGAGGGTGCTTGGACCAATGAGGGCTTCCTGTGGGGGCCGATTGTCCATCCAGCTTGGTTCTGCAGAACACTCTCAACCTCCCTCTTATTTTATCTGTCCCATTTTTCAG GAAGTCATGCAAGATCCACATGTAGCTGCAGATGGTTATACATACGAAGCGGAGGCTATGAGAGGATGGCTAGACAGTGGACACGATACTTCACCAATGACGAATCTTAAGCTCGAGCACCGCAACCTTGTCCCAAACCGTGCTCTTCGTTCTGCCATCCAGGAGTGGCTCCATCATAACTGA
- the LOC103483269 gene encoding U-box domain-containing protein 33-like isoform X3, whose protein sequence is MVDLKSKKAIYVRSQAPAFCHIEFICKGNLICTREGISDEAQVETIISSPQISPDAESSEVTHRRSQSLPLGQDNSREVGSPSSSLRPRGRSLLLDHFRGNILDPSSPDIRSGVHAARNLEVNEAKDEWGLLTRRSPSERSENSTRSPRGVIDMAPSPFFRVELCANGLEQDGNTSDNLYNQCERVMMEAANARREAFLEAIARRKSEKETVNALHRVRVAEGLYAEELKQRKEVEQELAKEKAKLESIKTQLNEEMEELRIAQDQKASLERDLLEADLTAKELEQKILSAVELLQSYKREREELQIQRDNALREAEELRENQSTGRDLTQFFTEFPFREIEEATKNFDPSLKIGEGGYGSIFRGNLRHTMVAIKILHSDSSQGPSEFQQEVNVLSKMRHPNLVTLIGACPEAWVLIYEYLCNGSLEDRLSCKDNTPPLSWQIRIRIATELCSALMFLHSSKPHSIIHGDLKPANVLLDANFVCKLGDFGICRLLSRDEMLNSETLVWRTDNPKGTFAYMDPEFLSSGELTTKSDVYSFGIILLRLLTGRSAMGISKEVQYAMANGNLESILDPLAGDWPFVQAEQLARLALRCCDMKRKSRPDLITDVWRVLGPMRASCGGRLSIQLGSAEHSQPPSYFICPIFQEVMQDPHVAADGYTYEAEAMRGWLDSGHDTSPMTNLKLEHRNLVPNRALRSAIQEWLHHN, encoded by the exons ATGGTGGATTTGAAATCTAAGAAAGCCATCTACGTGCGTTCACAGGCACCGGCTTTCTGTCACATTGAGTTTATTTGCAAGGGTAACCTCATCTGCACCAG GGAGGGTATATCAGATGAAGCTCAAGTGGAAACAATCATCTCATCTCCACAAATAAGTCCAGACGCTGAATCCTCAGAAGTTACCCACCGGAGATCACAGTCACTGCCACTGGGACAGGATAATAGCAGGGAAGTGGGAAGCCCGTCTTCCAGTTTACGTCCTAGGGGGAGATCATTGCTTCTTGACCATTTTCGAGGGAACATACTAGATCCTTCTTCTCCAGATATTAGGAGTGGGGTTCATGCTGCAAGAAACTTGGAGGTTAACGAGGCTAAGGATGAATGGGGTTTATTAACAAGGAGAAGTCCCTCTGAAAGGTCAGAAAATTCCACACGCTCTCCTCGTGGTGTGATTGATATGGCTCCATCCCCATTTTTTAGGGTTGAATTATGTGCAAATGGACTGGAG CAGGATGGGAATACCAGTGACAACCTTTACAATCAATGTGAACGGGTGATGATGGAAGCTGCAAATGCAAGGCGTGAAGCATTTCTAGAGGCAATTGCACGTAGAAAATCCGAGAAAGAAACTGTTAATGCTCTACACAGG GTCAGAGTTGCAGAAGGGCTATATGCCGAAGAACTGAAACAAAGGAAGGAGGTTGAACAAGAGCTAGCGAAGGAAAAGGCAAAACTTGAAAGTATAAAGACACAATTGAATGAAGAGATGGAAGAGCTCCGGATAGCGCAAGATCAGAAGGCAAGTCTGGAGAGAGATCTTTTAGAAGCCGATCTAACTGCAAAGGAGTTGGAGCAAAAAATTCTTTCTGCCGTTGAGTTGTTACAGAGTTACAAAAGAGAGCGAGAAGAGTTGCAAATTCAACGCGACAATGCACTTAGAGAAGCAGAGGAGCTTAGAGAAAATCAATCCACAGGCCGAGACCTTACACAGTTCTTCACTGAGTTCCCTTTTCGGGAGATCGAGGAAGCAACTAAAAACTTTGATCCCTCCCTGAAGATTGGAGAAGGGGGATATGGAAGTATATTCCGAGGTAACTTGCGTCATACCATGGTGGCTATAAAAATCCTACATTCTGATAGCTCTCAAGGCCCCTCTGAATTTCAACAAGAG GTTAATGTATTGAGTAAGATGAGACATCCCAATCTTGTCACGCTCATTGGTGCCTGTCCGGAAGCTTGGGTTCTCATCTACGAATACCTCTGTAATGGAAGCCTCGAAGATAGGCTAAGCTGCAAGGATAATACTCCACCTTTATCTTGGCAAATACGAATACGCATTGCCACCGAGTTATGCTCAGCCCTTATGTTTCTTCACTCGAGTAAGCCCCACAGCATCATTCATGGTGACTTGAAACCTGCAAATGTATTGCTTGATGCAAATTTTGTATGCAAGCTTGGCGACTTTGGAATTTGTCGCTTATTGTCTCGGGATGAAATGCTAAACAGCGAAACCCTTGTTTGGAGAACTGACAACCCCAAGGGGACTTTTGCTTACATGGATCCTGAATTCCTTTCATCTGGAGAGCTAACAACAAAGTCAGATGTTTATTCATTCGGGATAATACTTTTGCGGTTATTGACCGGTAGGTCTGCAATGGGGATATCAAAGGAAGTGCAATATGCAATGGCAAATGGAAATTTAGAATCCATTTTGGATCCTTTAGCAGGAGATTGGCCATTCGTGCAGGCCGAACAGCTCGCTCGATTGGCATTGAGGTGTTGTGATATGAAGCGAAAGAGCCGCCCCGATCTCATTACTGATGTCTGGAGGGTGCTTGGACCAATGAGGGCTTCCTGTGGGGGCCGATTGTCCATCCAGCTTGGTTCTGCAGAACACTCTCAACCTCCCTCTTATTTTATCTGTCCCATTTTTCAG GAAGTCATGCAAGATCCACATGTAGCTGCAGATGGTTATACATACGAAGCGGAGGCTATGAGAGGATGGCTAGACAGTGGACACGATACTTCACCAATGACGAATCTTAAGCTCGAGCACCGCAACCTTGTCCCAAACCGTGCTCTTCGTTCTGCCATCCAGGAGTGGCTCCATCATAACTGA
- the LOC103483270 gene encoding uncharacterized protein LOC103483270, which yields MGAELENNQAQLHDMEDVNLTDAQLVDFIRGFLSSVSLGDTDGYNQLVGVIHHRDRLSPDEVALLVTCLKALSGAVSCIDIIQHESLLAAIFKMSLWDYGPNVMDSLIELIISLAVSNGKYVNSCLDMLVNNFMPPNSYMDFLKKPHGLTKKDEVLSRVHTALKDISDLVPLAPLRLEQIVVHKMQRVFFKESLTTIYVENMLRLEKGALSEFVGRKILTALVDKLLDLDVEIGWDDILQDDFSKGIFEMELEDDDETTDDINEDSSELPRELSRRSLGGNVIAETLDSLIVLTFEHLESCERDGRLNEVFDILLLSFQRTVLTAYKSKFAQFVIFYACSLDPEVCGARFAVSLADMFVSCNDPPLIRMSAVSYLASFLSRGKFLTTSLVTTILKRLVDWCLEYGETLNVDPNPKAHKVFYSGCQAIMYVLCFRMRSILEIPRLKSQLLLMPIGPLLTHRLSPLKVCLPSIVEEFLQQAKVANLFTPSETFIFNGLLESEYSRSFGGLERLDMFFPFDPCLLKKCDRYLRPHFVYWSMVRPTYAEEEEQEEDGGSSDEDAEVFPDIIEENLMDDVAMARSYDDQDFDLDSGLNNMSITPRNSLQYRHDFVKMPSRIRPSMSPESL from the exons ATGGGGGCGGAACTGGAAAATAATCAGGCTCAGTTGCACGATATGGAGGATGTTAATCTCACAGATGCCCAGTTAGTTGATTTCATTAGGGGTTTTCTTAGTTCAGTGTCACTG GGAGATACTGATGGGTATAACCAGCTTGTTGGTGTTATACACCACAGAGATCGACTATCTCCCGACGAGGTTGCCTTGCTCGTG ACATGTTTGAAGGCACTATCTGGAGCAGTTTCTTGTATAGATATCATTCAACACGAATCTCTGCTTGCAGCA ATTTTTAAAATGAGCTTGTGGGATTATGGACCTAACGTGATGGATTCCCTGATTGAACTAATAATATCCCTG GCTGTTTCAAATGGAAAATATGTGAATTCATGCTTGGATATGCTTGTAAATAACTTCATGCCGCCCAATTCCTACATGGATTTCCTGAAGAAACCACATGGTCTTACAAAAAAGGATGAAGTTCTTTCTCGAGTACACACAGCTCTAAAAGATATATCAGACCTGGTGCCTCTTGCACCCTTGAGATTGGAGCAGATAGTTGTCCATAAAATGCAAAGAGTCTTTTTCAAAGAATCT TTGACCACGATATATGTGGAAAACATGTTGAGGTTGGAAAAGGGTGCATTGAGTGAATTTGTTGGGAGAAAGATCTTAACTGCGCTGGTGGATAAGCTTCTAGATTTGGAT GTGGAGATTGGGTGGGATGATATTCTACAAGACGATTTCAGTAAAGGAATTTTTGAGATGGAacttgaagatgatgatgaaacTACAGATGATATTAATGAGGATTCTAGTGAG CTTCCAAGAGAACTAAGCCGTAGAAGCTTAGGTGGAAATGTAATTGCTGAAACGTTAGATAGCTTGATTGTTCTAACATTTGAACATCTTGAATCATGTGAACGTGATGGACGATTGAATGAG GTTTTTGACATTTTACTCCTATCATTCCAAAGAACTGTTCTGACTGCTTACAAGTCTAAATTTGCTCAG TTTGTCATTTTCTATGCTTGTTCATTAGATCCTGAAGTTTGTGGTGCGAGATTTGCTGTTTCGCTTGCTGATATGTTTGTTTCCTGCAATGATCCTCCGCTTATCAG GATGAGTGCTGTTTCATATCTTGCTAGTTTCTTGTCTCGTGGGAAGTTTTTGACAACCTCTTTGGTTACTACTATATTGAAAAG ATTGGTGGATTGGTGTTTAGAATATGGCGAAACACTGAATGTTGACCCGAACCCAAAGGCTCATAAAGTATTTTATTCTGGTTGCCAG GCCATAATGTATGTGCTTTGCTTCCGGATGAGGTCCATTTTGGAAATTCCACGTCTGAAGTCCCAACTTCTGCTTATGCCCATTGGTCCTCTCTTGACGCATAGATTAAGCCCACTGAAG GTTTGCCTACCATCTATTGTTGAGGAATTTCTTCAGCAGGCAAAAGTTGCTAATTTATTTACACCGTCGGAGACTTTTATATTCAATGGTTTGCTGGAGTCTGAATATTCAAGAAGTTTTGGTGGATTAGAAAGGCTCGACATGTTTTTTCCATTTGACCCTTGCTTATTAAAAAAATGTGACAG ATATCTTCGGCCACATTTTGTATACTGGTCGATGGTCAGACCTACCTATGccgaagaagaagaacaagaggAAGATGGAGGTAGCAGCGATGAGGATGCAGAGGTTTTTCCAGATATAATTGAGGAAAACCTTATGGATGATGTAGCAATGGCAAGAAGCTACGACGACCAAGATTTTGATCTTGATTCTGGATTAAACAATATGTCCATCACACCAAGAAATTCGCTTCAGTACCGGCACGATTTTGTTAAGATGCCCTCAAGAATCCGACCCTCGATGAGTCCAGAATCTTTGTGA
- the LOC103483272 gene encoding putative recombination initiation defects 3 → MRLKINKACDLSSISVLPPQSRHEPQAPQLRSQPSQQSFSQGLSSQHGMYSQLSQNSFDEVVTNEQRFSSQDRENSIKKNSFFPPLSYSKEDCQLGLSKSSTSLTQKWRPSPLTDSKCQVGEELDRRLGTIENSLNKFGKILDSLLSDILQLNKGMKQVSLDVESIWQKMLVNSSLLQSMNKDHDDMKAIIDGGFKLISDQLKKDAYQERLHEISDFLSSLEKQVQASQLKLKNDFISTFTKEMKAMISTLKKPLQKFPPHSIQSPERTACLDVPKQKRHRCKIQSASPNVCTQATAVQKEEVGMWKSVKVGKAFCTSSVVTRDDPNKVIPFSEQQQCLVLEREYRVIVDSDEEIERSFSCLIEEKKTGKDVRYYSIEEAKQETARILRKARRQKRKYSNPIIIN, encoded by the exons ATGCGGCTGAAGATAAACAAGGCCTGTGATCTCAGTTCTATCTCCGTTCTTCCTCCTCAGTCCAGGCATGAACCt CAAGCACCACAGTTGCGATCACAACCTTCGCAACAATCCTTTTCTCAGGGATTGTCGTCTCAGCACGGCATGTATTCTCAACTTTCTCAGAACTCTTTTGACGAAGTCGTGACAAATGAACAG AGATTTAGCTCTCAAGACCGAGAAAACTCAATTAAGAAGAATTCTTTTTTTCCTCCTCTAAGTTACTCCAAAGAAGATTGTCAATTGGGACTCTCAAAATCTTCAACCAGTTTAACACAAAAATGGAGACCTAGTCCTCTTACGGATTCTAAGT GTCAAGTTGGTGAAGAACTTGACCGCCGCCTTGGAACTATAGAAAACTCATTAAACAAGTTTGGAAAGATCTTGGATTCTCTTCTCAGTGACATCTTACAACTAAACAAAGGAATGAAGCAAGTTTCTCTGGATG TGGAAAGCATATGGCAAAAGATGCTTGTTAACAGTAGCTTGCTGCAATCCATG AACAAAGACCACGATGACATGAAAGCTATCATCGATGGAGGCTTCAAATTGATATCCGATCAACTTAAGAAGGATGCATACCAAGAAAGGCTGCATGAGATTTccgattttctttcttcattggAAAAGCAAGTACAAGCGTCTCaacttaaattaaaaaatgacTTCATCAGCACATTCACCAAAGAAATGAAG GCAATGATCTCTACCTTGAAGAAACCCTTGCAAAAATTTCCACCTCACTCTATTCAATCTCCCGAG CGTACAGCATGTTTGGATGTTCCAAAGCAGAAGCGACATCGATGTAAAAT TCAATCTGCGTCTCCAAATGTTTGCACTCAAGCAACTGCAGTACAAAAGGAGGAAGTAGGAATGTGGAAATCAGTAAAAGTGGGAAAGGCGTTTTGCACTAGTAGTGTGGTGACAAGGGATGATCCAAATAAAGTAATTCCATTTTCTGAACAG CAGCAGTGCCTGGTGCTAGAAAGGGAATATAGAGTTATTGTTGATTCCGATGAGGAGATTGAAAGAAGTTTCTCCTGCCTAATTGAAGAGAAGAAAACAG GAAAAGATGTACGTTACTATTCCATAGAAGAGGCCAAGCAAGAAACTGCCAGAATTTTAAGGAAAGCAAGAAGGCAGAAAAGAAAATACAGCAATCCTATAATTATTAATTGA